The following proteins come from a genomic window of Lolium rigidum isolate FL_2022 chromosome 5, APGP_CSIRO_Lrig_0.1, whole genome shotgun sequence:
- the LOC124657462 gene encoding uncharacterized protein LOC124657462 → MSRSARRHRQPGGIGDEILQRASIISSPSRSEASAASEPPSPSPSLPPNPHSSRRKSRFQDLSAADSSHRRTTSSASSSPARPLHHRRHASTSHAPAADGFDDGVARLNAFLRRQRVALDNLASGDIRGSRPTKVVLSDASKSVSSIVAAICYAWVQSSKADGHAAVPVVNMQRSRMARCRQAAWLLYHVGVDASALLFADEVDMEGLIMDQRASLVVVGQDVLRSNGEVGSVCTVLANNYCEETYSPLQSQDIKKLMLAGILLDTNNLSKTCSDKDSEAVQLLLFGTSEHKRHELFQQLMLDHNDHSFVEFLKNTYRKSSTDGDGDSPPEQKQPSPVPLFQDAKKSNSTNPRPARRTGGKPSDEPPRGKNKFSLAKWFGFGPK, encoded by the exons ATGTCACGCTCCGCGAGAAG GCACCGGCAGCCGGGCGGCATCGGCGACGAGATCCTGCAGCGCGCGTCCATCATCTCCTCGCCATCGCGCTCCGAAGCCTCCGCCGCCTCGGAGCCCCCCTCGCCTTCCCCGTCGCTGCCCCCGAACCCGCACTCCTCCCGCCGCAAATCCCGCTTCCAGGACCTCTCCGCCGCGGACTCCTCCCACCGCCGcaccacctcctccgcctccagctcTCCCGCCCGccccctccaccaccgccgccacgcctccACCTCCCACGCTCCCGCCGCCGACGGCTTCGACGACGGCGTCGCCCGCCTCAACgccttcctccgccgccagcgcgtCGCCTTGGACAACCTAGCCTCCGGGGACATCCGCGGCTCGAGGCCCACCAAGGTCGTGCTCTCTGACGCCTCGAAAA GTGTGAGCTCGATTGTGGCGGCGATATGCTACGCGTGGGTGCAGTCGAGCAAGGCGGATGGCCatgcggcggtgccggtggtgaACATGCAACGGAGCAGGATGGCGAGGTGCAGGCAGGCGGCCTGGCTCCTCTACCACGTCGGCGTCGACGCCTCGGCTCTGCTCTTCGCTGACGAG GTTGATATGGAGGGACTGATAATGGATCAGCGAGCTAGCTTGGTGGTGGTGGGGCAAGATGTTTTGAGATCAAACGGCGAG GTGGGCTCGGTTTGCACGGTCCTCGCCAATAACTATTGTGAAGAAACTTATAGCCCACTTCAGAGCCAGGACATAAAGAAACTCATG CTTGCAGGTATCCTGTTAGATACGAACAACCTATCCAAGACGTGCTCCGACAAAGATTCAGAGGCAGTGCAACTGCTCTTGTTCGGTACCTCTGAGCATAAGAGGCACGAGTTGTTTCAACAAT TGATGCTTGATCACAATGATCATTCTTTTGTCGAATTCTTGAAGAACACCTACAGAAAGTCATCCACAGATG GTGATGGGGACAGTCCTCCGGAGCAAAAGCAACCAAGTCCAGTGCCATTATTCCAAGATGCCAAAAAGTCCAATTCAA CTAACCCGAGACCAGCCCGCAGAACTGGTGGAAAGCCTTCAGATGAACCTCCTCGTGGGAAAAACAAATTTTCCTTGGCAAAATGGTTTGGTTTTGGCCCAAAGTAA
- the LOC124651167 gene encoding chitinase-like protein 1, which translates to MGRTQATAFLLLTLLAAVEVEAGRQPEGGEKACDRGWECSGSRFCCNGTVTDYFRARHFEKLFPTRNDAIAHAAGFWSYQAFIAAAALFEPRGFGTTGGKEMGIKEVAAFLGHVGARTSRVRFSLLPTLASGGSTAWGLCYKREMSPHNNYYCDHSNKLYHCVKGVKYYGRGALLVYWNYNYGLIGKGIKQDLLSHPELLEKNATLAFEAAIWRWMTPVKRGQPSAHDAFVGNWKPTKKDILSRRYPGFGMTMNIMHGDRICGRGFTDEMIIIISHYMYYLDLMGVKRQYGHSVDCANQVVFNPSSKSSRS; encoded by the exons ATGGGGAGGACGCAGGCGACGGCATTTCTGCTGCTGACGTTGCTCGCGGCGGTAGAGGTGGAGGCGGGGAGGCAGCCGGAGGGCGGCGAGAAGGCGTGCGACAGGGGGTGGGAGTGCAGCGGCAGCCGGTTCTGCTGCAACGGGACTGTCACCGACTACTTCAGGGCCCGCCACTTCGAGAAGCTCTTCCCGACGCGCAACGACGCAATCGCCCACGCCGCCGGCTTCTGGAGCTACCAGGCattcatcgccgccgccgccctcttcgaGCCTCGCGGGTTCGGCACCACCGGCGGCAAGGAGATGGGGATCAAGGAGGTCGCCGCATTCCTCGGGCACGTCGGCGCCAGGACCTCGCGTGTACGCTTTTCTCTGCTCCCGACTCTAGCTTC AGGGGGCTCAA CGGCCTGGGGTCTTTGCTACAAGCGTGAAATGAGTCCACACAACAATTATTACTGTGACCACAGCAACAAGTTATATCACTGTGTCAAAGGAGTCAAATACTACGGGCGAGGCGCTCTTCTTGTTTACTG GAACTACAACTACGGATTAATTGGTAAGGGTATCAAGCAGGATCTGTTGAGTCACCCAGAGTTACTGGAAAAGAATGCCACCTTAGCATTTGAAGCTGCGATTTGGAGGTGGATGACTCCGGTGAAGAGGGGGCAGCCGTCAGCCCATGATGCCTTTGTTGGCAACTGGAAACCAACCAAGAAAGATATTTTGTCCCGGAGGTATCCTGGCTTTGGCATGACAATGAACATCATGCATGGTGATCGCATCTGTGGTCGAGGGTTCACTGATGAGATGATCATCATCATATCCCATTACATGTATTATCTCGATCTGATGGGAGTTAAACGTCAGTATGGACATAGCGTGGATTGTGCTAACCAGGTGGTATTCAATCCGTCCTCTAAGAGTTCCCGCTCATAA